Proteins encoded together in one Quercus lobata isolate SW786 chromosome 3, ValleyOak3.0 Primary Assembly, whole genome shotgun sequence window:
- the LOC115981643 gene encoding GRF1-interacting factor 1: protein MQQHLMQMQPMMAPYYPNNVTTDHIQQYLDENKSLILKIVESQNSGKMSECAENQARLQRNLMYLAAIADSQPQPPTMHAQFPPSGIMQPGAHYMQHQQAQQMTPQSLMAARSSMLYSQQPYSALQQQQALHSQLGMNSSGSSGLHMLQSDASHAGGSGTLGIGGFADFGRGSTGEGLQSGRGMAGGSKQDIGSAGSAEGRGGSSTSHDGGETRYLKAADDGN from the exons ATGCAACAGCACCTGATGCAGATGCAGCCCATGATGGCACCTTATTACCCAAACAACGTCACAACTGATCACATTCAACAG TATCTGGATGAGAACAAGTCACTAATTTTGAAGATTGTTGAGAGCCAAAATTCGGGAAAAATGAGCGAGTGTGCAGA GAACCAGGCAAGGCTACAGCGAAACCTTATGTACCTGGCGGCAATTGCAGATTCTCAACCCCAACCCCCAACCATGCATGCTCAG TTTCCTCCAAGTGGCATTATGCAGCCAGGAGCGCACTACATGCAGCACCAACAGGCTCAACAGATGACACCACAATCGCTCATGGCTGCACGCTCCTCCATGTTGTACAGCCAGCAGCCATATTCGGCACTGCAACAGCAGCAAGCTTTACACAGCCAGCTTGGCATGAATTCTAGTGGAAGTTCAGGGCTTCACATGCTGCAAAGTGATGCTAGTCATGCAGGAGGCAGTGGGACACTTGGGATTGGTGGCTTTGCTGATTTTGGTCGTGGCTCCACTGGAGAAGGCTTGCAGAGTGGTAGGGGGATGGCCGGTGGGAGCAAGCAAGATATTGGGAGTGCTGGGTCTGCTGAAGGGCGAGGTGGTAGCTCCACAAGCCATGATGGGGGTGAGACGCGTTACTTAAAAGCTGCTGATGATGGGAATTGA